One part of the Arcanobacterium phocisimile genome encodes these proteins:
- a CDS encoding type II toxin-antitoxin system HipA family toxin, whose translation MSTSKTSDIYVWTWLAESTTPVVAGVLHQVGTRFDFAYAKSYLARENAIALAEDLPLSRHVFLPPAGLSLHGVFTDGLPDGWGKMVIDYRHGNIEQSTETYLLESGSNRFGALDFQTSPTHYAPRENGNISLDELEESIQDLLAHKRLDQSVHIALNHGTSIGGSRPKIIIDSKIVKLSTSSETRPLIRTEACALFLAQKMGLVVPEFSVEKINGRDALIIDRFDRNGQLRSHTRSLVTLYNEENALIPRVSYLDLAEKSGNPREVFRRIVTNILIGNTDDHARNHAFIWDGDQYQLAPVFDLETTRQSGWDANSAMAYGRNGERTYNLMSVVNQAPNYGIREKDAFAMISEMVAICADSFSDACDFAGVEQQEVPGILHKSIFDNWKKTL comes from the coding sequence ATGTCGACTTCTAAAACAAGCGATATTTATGTTTGGACGTGGCTAGCAGAAAGCACAACTCCAGTAGTTGCTGGTGTTTTACATCAGGTCGGCACTAGATTCGATTTTGCTTACGCTAAATCCTATCTGGCACGGGAGAACGCTATCGCGCTCGCTGAAGATCTGCCCCTTAGCCGACACGTCTTCTTACCGCCGGCAGGTTTATCCCTCCACGGCGTCTTTACCGATGGCCTGCCGGATGGCTGGGGAAAGATGGTTATCGACTACCGGCACGGAAACATCGAACAATCTACTGAAACCTACTTGTTGGAATCAGGATCTAATAGATTTGGCGCATTAGATTTCCAAACATCACCAACGCACTATGCACCACGGGAAAATGGAAATATTTCACTAGACGAACTGGAAGAATCAATCCAGGATCTTCTAGCGCACAAACGCCTCGATCAGAGCGTCCATATTGCGCTGAACCATGGCACATCCATTGGCGGGTCACGTCCGAAAATCATTATTGACTCAAAGATCGTCAAGTTGTCGACATCAAGTGAAACTAGACCGCTCATACGAACTGAAGCGTGTGCGCTATTTTTAGCTCAGAAAATGGGTTTAGTTGTACCAGAATTTTCTGTGGAAAAAATAAACGGTCGCGATGCTCTGATAATTGATCGCTTCGACCGGAACGGGCAACTGCGTTCCCATACCCGGTCACTTGTGACGCTCTATAACGAAGAGAACGCATTGATTCCGCGAGTGTCATACCTAGATCTAGCAGAAAAATCTGGGAACCCTCGCGAAGTTTTTAGACGTATCGTCACCAATATCCTTATAGGGAACACGGATGACCACGCGCGAAACCATGCCTTCATCTGGGATGGGGACCAGTACCAGTTAGCGCCAGTTTTCGATCTTGAAACAACACGGCAATCTGGGTGGGACGCGAATAGTGCTATGGCGTATGGAAGAAATGGTGAACGTACCTATAATCTGATGAGTGTGGTAAACCAAGCACCGAATTATGGGATCCGGGAAAAGGATGCGTTTGCCATGATTTCGGAGATGGTGGCGATATGTGCCGATAGCTTTTCAGATGCTTGTGACTTCGCTGGAGTTGAACAACAAGAAGTACCGGGAATCTTACATAAATCAATATTCGACAACTGGAAGAAAACTCTTTGA
- a CDS encoding helix-turn-helix transcriptional regulator — protein MGRTQIEPNAYVEDVLLIIGNNVRIARANNQWTQAELAQRAHCSTRTIASIEAGSPTTAIAIVLRVLQVLRIPIFGEELPQKIAEMRARSGEHVALLPERIRRVEPINVDF, from the coding sequence ATGGGGCGAACGCAGATTGAACCGAACGCATACGTTGAGGATGTACTTCTCATCATCGGCAACAATGTACGTATAGCGCGCGCAAACAACCAATGGACTCAAGCAGAACTCGCTCAGCGAGCACACTGCTCGACGAGAACAATAGCATCCATTGAAGCAGGTTCCCCCACCACAGCAATCGCAATAGTTTTACGTGTACTGCAAGTTTTGCGAATCCCGATATTTGGTGAGGAGCTGCCACAAAAAATCGCGGAAATGAGAGCGCGATCAGGGGAACATGTAGCGCTTTTACCTGAACGAATACGACGTGTGGAGCCAATCAATGTCGACTTCTAA
- a CDS encoding HAD-IA family hydrolase, with product MRKILFDLFGLFMSVQNDEGVAGIHRAAHLSELGVDRAAFDHLYRAKRDPLDAGTQDYGEFLDAIGAELDVDFRSIPGLVDETERADVQSWSLHHEDMTTWLQELHDGGFHPNVLSNVPATHLAWLKENKPWIHLFDVSLFSCELGLAKPDHAIYRAAIDALGVDGDEILFFDDTYANVVGAREAGLRAVHFVGIEQAKRDVAAFLAGEDIGRSDMQ from the coding sequence ATGCGAAAAATTTTATTTGATCTGTTCGGCCTGTTCATGAGCGTACAAAACGACGAAGGCGTTGCTGGTATTCACCGCGCTGCACATCTTAGCGAACTCGGCGTCGACCGTGCCGCATTCGACCACCTCTACCGTGCAAAGCGCGACCCGCTCGATGCTGGAACCCAAGACTACGGCGAGTTCCTTGATGCTATCGGCGCCGAACTCGACGTCGACTTCCGCAGCATTCCTGGACTTGTTGACGAAACCGAACGTGCCGACGTTCAATCCTGGTCACTCCACCACGAGGACATGACCACCTGGCTCCAAGAACTACACGACGGCGGATTTCACCCCAACGTCCTGTCGAACGTGCCCGCAACCCACTTGGCGTGGCTGAAAGAAAACAAGCCGTGGATTCACCTCTTCGACGTTTCACTCTTCTCCTGCGAACTCGGACTCGCCAAGCCAGACCACGCAATCTATCGGGCGGCAATTGATGCACTTGGCGTTGACGGCGATGAGATTTTGTTCTTTGATGACACCTACGCCAACGTCGTCGGCGCCCGCGAAGCCGGGCTACGCGCAGTACACTTCGTCGGGATCGAGCAGGCCAAGCGCGACGTCGCCGCATTCCTCGCCGGCGAAGATATCGGACGGAGTGACATGCAATAG
- a CDS encoding DUF3800 domain-containing protein: MPSLSQIPSRTLKTATFFIDESESKSSAGKFFVIGLAKTYLPWKLSWEMRHIRERHSFKDEFKFAKVKTILYQFTSSLSMLPIRRKLYSEHSFSILEHLISSGIVRLGLSKHS, translated from the coding sequence ATGCCTTCCCTCTCACAAATCCCTTCAAGAACCCTAAAAACCGCAACGTTTTTCATTGATGAATCGGAGTCAAAATCCTCTGCCGGAAAATTTTTCGTCATCGGTCTTGCAAAAACATATCTTCCCTGGAAGCTCTCATGGGAAATGCGCCATATTCGCGAACGTCATTCATTCAAAGATGAATTTAAGTTCGCGAAAGTAAAAACGATACTCTACCAATTTACAAGCAGCTTATCGATGTTGCCTATACGTCGAAAACTTTATTCGGAGCATTCGTTCTCGATTCTAGAACATCTGATCAGTTCGGGGATCGTCCGACTTGGGCTGTCCAAGCACAGCTGA
- the hrpB gene encoding ATP-dependent helicase HrpB, protein MNWQYVKFSQICAAPPDLPVRQALGEIVDQTANLVIAAPPGSGKTTLVPVACAARLESAAGLADDSDVEHRKVIVVQPRRVAARAAARRIAQLLNEPVGVQVGYRVRGETKPGTRIEMVTPGVLLRMLQSEPELPGVGCVIIDEIHERDLDTDLATAFVLDSQSALRPDLQVVAMSATVALEQTAALLDARIIEVPGLLHPVDEVEVPGPQPLTTTGSGAIVVADSFLDHIVQVIRQAHREHAGSILVFVPGVREISAIVSRLSNIDIPVFGLHGQLDPREQDRVLEARGERVIVATALAESSLTVPGVRIVVDGGLARQARVDAGIGGLVTVFASQASMIQRAGRAGREGPGFAYRCIQLGRAEKYSLPEIRTADLTDALLQCAAWGAPGMHGIALLDEPHPGNLAHATAELSALGFIDETGTITPRGQRAAQLPLKANLARALLDGSTYVRPDTVAEIVAFLASDSRVDGGEVASAIRRRRNDPVLARERRRLRKTLETPGATSRGASSGETRTATSGEPAPDPTPTWDDAVGIVVGLAHPHWIARARGRGYVLANGTGAVLPASSPLVGEEWLAIADLGKAQGRSEALIYAATPIDVVTATVVGKHLLTETTEIDDETLRGSRVRWLGAIELSRTPAKLSVAELLAARQEQVRRRPIANLPWTEALTATRQRLAFLHRALGQPWPDVSDQVLADSVEAWLMPFVTARGIDLDGAVASLKPWEQAHMFDELAPERIDTPLGSARVDYVGERPRVRMRIQEAFGWEATPEICGVPVTLELLSPAQRPLAITDDLASFWAGPYAGVRADMRGRYPRHPWPEDPAHAEPTRRAKKRK, encoded by the coding sequence GTGAACTGGCAATACGTGAAATTTTCTCAAATTTGTGCTGCTCCGCCAGACCTTCCCGTGCGGCAAGCTCTTGGTGAGATCGTTGACCAAACAGCAAACTTGGTTATCGCAGCTCCGCCCGGAAGCGGAAAAACAACGCTGGTTCCGGTTGCGTGTGCGGCCCGGTTAGAGAGCGCTGCTGGGTTAGCTGATGATTCCGACGTCGAACACCGTAAAGTCATTGTGGTTCAACCCCGGCGCGTGGCGGCCCGCGCAGCTGCCCGGCGAATCGCACAGTTACTGAACGAACCGGTCGGCGTGCAAGTAGGATATCGGGTTCGGGGCGAAACAAAACCCGGAACTCGGATAGAGATGGTCACCCCTGGCGTGTTGTTGCGCATGTTGCAATCTGAACCGGAACTGCCCGGTGTCGGTTGCGTGATTATCGACGAGATTCACGAACGCGACCTCGATACTGATCTTGCTACCGCGTTCGTGCTCGACTCCCAAAGCGCGTTGCGCCCAGACCTACAAGTTGTTGCCATGTCAGCTACGGTGGCATTAGAGCAAACCGCTGCTCTGCTCGATGCCCGCATTATCGAGGTGCCCGGACTTCTTCATCCAGTAGACGAGGTGGAAGTGCCTGGCCCGCAGCCGCTCACCACCACTGGGTCTGGCGCGATTGTGGTAGCTGACAGCTTCCTCGACCACATCGTGCAGGTAATACGCCAAGCCCACCGCGAACACGCCGGTTCGATTCTGGTGTTTGTGCCGGGCGTGCGTGAAATTTCGGCGATTGTTAGCCGGTTGAGCAATATTGATATTCCGGTGTTTGGGTTGCACGGCCAGCTCGATCCGCGTGAACAAGATCGGGTGTTGGAAGCGCGTGGCGAGCGCGTAATCGTCGCAACCGCGTTGGCCGAATCATCGCTGACCGTACCAGGTGTGCGGATCGTCGTCGACGGCGGACTGGCCCGGCAAGCCCGCGTGGATGCCGGAATCGGCGGGCTAGTGACCGTCTTTGCTTCCCAAGCATCCATGATTCAACGTGCCGGACGTGCCGGGCGTGAAGGCCCCGGCTTCGCATATCGGTGTATTCAGCTCGGACGTGCCGAGAAGTATTCGCTTCCCGAGATTCGAACCGCAGACCTCACCGACGCATTGTTGCAATGCGCGGCATGGGGTGCGCCGGGCATGCACGGCATTGCACTGCTTGACGAACCGCATCCCGGCAATCTTGCACATGCTACCGCTGAACTCTCCGCACTCGGCTTTATCGATGAAACCGGAACGATTACTCCCCGCGGCCAGCGCGCCGCCCAACTGCCACTTAAAGCTAATTTGGCCCGCGCACTGCTTGACGGCAGCACATACGTTCGCCCAGATACGGTTGCCGAAATCGTGGCTTTTCTGGCCAGCGACAGTCGGGTAGATGGGGGAGAGGTTGCGAGCGCAATTCGCCGACGCCGTAACGATCCGGTGTTGGCACGCGAACGACGCCGGTTACGCAAAACCCTCGAAACGCCGGGCGCAACTTCCCGCGGCGCAAGTTCCGGCGAAACCCGCACCGCAACCTCAGGTGAACCCGCCCCCGATCCGACACCCACTTGGGACGACGCCGTCGGTATCGTCGTCGGACTTGCCCACCCGCACTGGATCGCGCGCGCTCGCGGACGCGGATACGTACTCGCCAACGGCACCGGCGCCGTGCTACCCGCCTCCTCGCCACTGGTCGGCGAAGAATGGCTCGCAATTGCCGACCTTGGCAAAGCACAAGGCCGATCCGAAGCCCTCATCTACGCAGCTACACCGATCGACGTCGTGACCGCAACCGTCGTCGGCAAACACCTACTTACAGAAACAACCGAGATCGACGACGAAACCCTGCGCGGCTCGCGGGTGCGCTGGCTGGGCGCAATCGAACTGTCGCGTACCCCCGCCAAACTCTCCGTCGCAGAGCTCCTCGCCGCCCGGCAAGAACAGGTGCGTCGCAGACCAATCGCCAACCTGCCGTGGACCGAAGCTCTCACCGCGACCCGGCAGCGGTTAGCATTCTTGCACCGCGCACTCGGGCAGCCCTGGCCAGACGTCTCCGACCAGGTTTTAGCTGACAGTGTTGAGGCGTGGCTGATGCCCTTCGTTACCGCCCGCGGAATCGATCTCGACGGTGCGGTCGCCAGTCTGAAACCTTGGGAACAAGCGCATATGTTCGACGAACTTGCACCCGAACGCATCGACACCCCGTTAGGCAGTGCGCGCGTGGACTACGTCGGAGAACGGCCGCGAGTGCGAATGCGCATCCAAGAAGCATTCGGATGGGAGGCCACCCCGGAAATATGCGGCGTGCCAGTCACCCTCGAACTGCTCTCGCCAGCCCAACGCCCGCTCGCCATCACCGACGACCTCGCCTCATTTTGGGCCGGACCGTATGCGGGCGTGCGCGCTGATATGCGCGGGCGATACCCGCGTCACCCGTGGCCCGAAGATCCCGCGCACGCTGAACCTACCCGGCGGGCGAAGAAGCGGAAGTAA
- a CDS encoding TetR/AcrR family transcriptional regulator, translating into MPRISAPTVKEHHDIVFEKLINSAEEILRSPKEQAFTAGAIAKKAGIARNSIYRYVQSVDHLRLLVLERYLPIWKERATAATQAVDAPADKLIALVDVSLELGAQTGHQWLINVLKKTKFTPETFASMENLPPSVVNFHRELAHTVVELCQQIDPMRAAMNARIVRSLMDCGLRALDDGLPLEDVRQSVLHSVRSLLDA; encoded by the coding sequence ATGCCGCGGATCTCTGCTCCTACGGTGAAAGAGCATCACGATATCGTTTTCGAAAAGCTTATTAACTCCGCCGAGGAGATTCTACGATCACCCAAAGAACAGGCGTTTACTGCCGGAGCGATCGCCAAAAAAGCGGGTATAGCACGTAACTCCATCTATCGATACGTGCAATCAGTCGACCATCTCCGTCTGCTGGTGCTGGAACGCTACTTACCGATTTGGAAAGAGCGCGCCACGGCTGCCACACAGGCTGTAGATGCCCCTGCCGATAAACTGATAGCACTAGTAGATGTCAGTTTAGAATTGGGTGCACAAACCGGCCATCAGTGGCTGATCAACGTATTGAAGAAAACTAAGTTCACGCCAGAAACATTTGCGTCGATGGAGAACTTGCCTCCGTCGGTAGTCAACTTCCATCGCGAACTTGCCCACACGGTAGTGGAACTGTGTCAACAAATTGATCCGATGCGGGCTGCAATGAATGCCCGGATTGTGCGCAGCTTGATGGATTGTGGGTTGCGTGCGCTCGACGACGGTTTGCCGCTAGAAGACGTCCGCCAATCAGTTCTGCATTCGGTACGTTCGCTACTCGACGCGTGA